Proteins from one Halovivax limisalsi genomic window:
- a CDS encoding cysteine hydrolase family protein yields the protein MTLDPDRTAVVVVDMQNDFCHPDGALYAPGSEAVVEPIADLVTRADAAGASIVFTRDVHPPEQFEGAHYYDEFERWGEHVREGSWGAEIVDDLPASRADHVVEKHTYDAFQRTEFEGWLRARGISDLLFCGTLANVCVLHTAGSAGLRDFRPVLLEDCIGAIEDDHREYALDHAEWLFGEVRESDAIEFEQRSTEPGA from the coding sequence ATGACGCTCGATCCCGACCGCACGGCGGTGGTCGTCGTCGATATGCAAAACGACTTCTGTCACCCCGACGGGGCGCTCTACGCGCCGGGGAGCGAGGCGGTGGTCGAGCCGATCGCCGACCTCGTGACGCGGGCGGACGCCGCGGGCGCGTCGATCGTCTTCACGCGAGACGTCCACCCGCCCGAGCAGTTCGAGGGCGCCCACTACTACGACGAGTTCGAGCGGTGGGGCGAACACGTCCGCGAGGGATCCTGGGGCGCCGAGATCGTCGACGACCTCCCCGCCTCGCGGGCCGATCACGTCGTCGAGAAGCACACCTACGACGCGTTCCAGCGAACCGAGTTCGAGGGGTGGCTGCGGGCCCGCGGGATCTCCGACCTGCTCTTCTGCGGGACGCTCGCGAACGTCTGCGTGCTCCACACGGCCGGGAGCGCCGGACTGCGGGATTTCCGCCCCGTCCTGCTCGAGGACTGCATCGGCGCGATCGAGGACGACCACCGCGAGTACGCCCTCGACCACGCCGAGTGGCTCTTCGGCGAGGTCCGCGAGAGCGACGCGATCGAGTTCGAGCAGCGGTCGACGGAACCGGGTGCGTAA
- a CDS encoding dimethylarginine dimethylaminohydrolase family protein, giving the protein MAAPAPTVVDETEPLALDLRELRPRPSHDRVLLVEPTYFDVTYAINPYSGGDVDRDRASAQWNGLSDAYDRYAGSVAALDPDAVLDRLRSQEPPSVLEGPVPEPADRPDLVFAANLGLATAEGDGIVLASMATDERRGEPAYLASWAERAGYEVQPAPDGAFEGTGDALWHPGRRLLWGGYGVRTERAVYDELADRLDAPVLALELTDERYYHLDVCMTPLDASAVLIQPEAFADAGRDRIADVFETVLEIPVSESREGMAGNAHCVDGEHVLLPANNPETESILADAGYTPVPVDVGEFENAGGSVFCLSLELGRPA; this is encoded by the coding sequence ATGGCTGCGCCCGCGCCCACCGTCGTCGACGAAACCGAGCCGCTCGCGTTGGATCTTCGGGAACTCAGGCCCCGGCCGTCCCACGACCGGGTTCTCCTCGTCGAGCCGACGTACTTCGACGTCACGTACGCGATCAACCCGTACTCGGGGGGCGACGTCGATCGCGATCGCGCGTCCGCGCAGTGGAACGGGCTGTCCGACGCCTACGACCGGTACGCCGGGTCGGTCGCCGCCCTCGACCCGGACGCGGTGCTGGATCGCCTCCGGAGCCAGGAGCCGCCGTCGGTCCTGGAGGGTCCGGTCCCCGAACCGGCCGACCGGCCCGACCTCGTCTTCGCCGCGAATCTCGGGCTGGCGACCGCCGAGGGAGACGGAATCGTCCTCGCCTCGATGGCGACCGACGAGCGCCGCGGCGAACCCGCCTACCTCGCGAGCTGGGCCGAGCGGGCCGGCTACGAGGTGCAACCGGCCCCCGACGGCGCGTTCGAGGGAACGGGCGACGCGCTGTGGCACCCCGGCCGACGCCTCCTCTGGGGCGGCTACGGCGTTCGCACCGAGCGCGCGGTCTACGACGAGCTGGCCGACCGGCTCGACGCGCCGGTCCTCGCGCTCGAACTCACCGACGAGCGCTACTACCACCTCGACGTCTGCATGACGCCGCTGGACGCCTCGGCGGTACTCATCCAGCCCGAGGCGTTCGCCGACGCCGGTCGCGACCGGATCGCCGACGTCTTCGAGACGGTGCTGGAGATTCCGGTCTCGGAGTCTCGGGAGGGCATGGCCGGCAACGCCCACTGCGTCGACGGCGAGCACGTCTTGCTCCCGGCGAACAACCCGGAGACGGAGTCGATCCTCGCGGACGCGGGCTACACCCCGGTCCCGGTCGACGTCGGCGAGTTCGAGAACGCCGGCGGCTCCGTGTTCTGCCTGTCGCTCGAACTCGGGCGGCCGGCCT
- a CDS encoding Hvo_1808 family surface protein, protein MNTIRACLLSFLVVVSFVAVPLSAGAVGAGATASPADTASTAQDVTSSTVEPGVTGQPSTMSVGPSSALQSGERESDPSMEETIGYVRGYWHDDELPVDDREGAHVNESELQTVVHRSMARAEVVRGLTFQSVPDVELITRDDFRNETDDLFGNLTDSDRLLENVRYEAYLMAGRDTDAVDAYQQLYGGSVGGYYDPETDEIVIVSDSTDEIEVAENTLGHELVHALQDQHFNITRYDRRTLDEDGAINGLIEGGASFAEDAYVDRCGEDWACLEPEASPGGEQPAVWGQYFQLIMPYDEGPDFVEYVHDRGGWEAVDARYDEPPASTAEVIHPGTEREPVNATPADRSTDEWSRLEADQGATVERVGEAGLVSMFMHDSVQRQLSGSVIDIQDWVSRTPEGGETYEYAQPITDGWAGDGLAVYTTDARTADESGYVWRTEWTNETEAAEFRDAYLELLGLKGAEPVADAANTLRLEETYPGAYHVSHEGSTVRIVRAPSADELSAVHEPTGSSDAEQIDHPVFDADGETEADGSDGAGDGNESDGADGGDGDDGESLPGFGPTVALVGLALAVGLARRR, encoded by the coding sequence ATGAATACGATTCGCGCGTGTCTTCTCTCGTTTCTCGTCGTCGTATCGTTCGTCGCCGTCCCGCTCTCGGCAGGGGCCGTCGGCGCCGGCGCGACCGCCTCGCCCGCCGATACAGCCTCCACCGCCCAGGACGTCACCTCGTCGACAGTCGAGCCCGGCGTCACCGGCCAGCCGTCGACGATGTCGGTTGGACCGTCGAGCGCGCTCCAGTCCGGCGAGCGGGAGTCGGATCCCTCGATGGAGGAGACGATCGGCTACGTCCGGGGCTACTGGCACGACGACGAGCTGCCCGTCGACGATCGCGAGGGCGCTCACGTAAACGAATCCGAACTACAGACCGTCGTCCACCGGTCGATGGCACGCGCGGAGGTCGTTCGCGGGTTGACCTTCCAGTCCGTCCCGGACGTCGAACTCATCACGCGTGATGACTTCCGGAACGAGACCGACGACCTGTTCGGAAACCTGACCGACTCCGATCGACTCCTCGAGAACGTCCGCTACGAGGCCTACCTGATGGCCGGTCGCGATACCGACGCCGTCGACGCCTACCAGCAACTCTACGGCGGCTCCGTCGGCGGGTACTACGACCCGGAGACCGACGAGATCGTCATCGTCTCCGACAGCACCGACGAGATCGAGGTGGCCGAGAACACCCTCGGGCACGAACTCGTTCACGCGCTGCAGGACCAGCACTTCAACATTACCCGGTACGACCGCCGGACGCTCGACGAAGACGGCGCGATCAACGGGCTGATCGAGGGCGGCGCCTCGTTCGCGGAGGACGCGTACGTCGATCGGTGCGGTGAGGACTGGGCGTGCCTCGAACCCGAGGCGTCCCCGGGCGGCGAGCAGCCCGCGGTCTGGGGGCAGTACTTCCAGCTGATCATGCCCTACGACGAGGGACCGGACTTCGTCGAGTACGTTCACGATCGGGGCGGCTGGGAGGCCGTCGACGCCCGGTACGACGAGCCGCCCGCGAGCACGGCGGAGGTGATCCACCCCGGAACCGAGCGCGAGCCCGTCAACGCGACCCCCGCGGATCGGTCGACCGACGAGTGGTCGCGCCTCGAGGCCGACCAGGGCGCGACCGTCGAACGCGTCGGCGAGGCGGGCCTCGTCTCGATGTTCATGCACGACTCGGTCCAGCGCCAGCTGAGCGGCTCGGTCATCGATATCCAGGACTGGGTCTCGCGGACGCCCGAGGGCGGCGAGACCTACGAGTACGCCCAGCCGATCACGGACGGCTGGGCCGGCGACGGCCTCGCCGTCTACACGACCGACGCGCGGACGGCCGACGAGAGCGGCTACGTCTGGCGGACGGAGTGGACGAACGAAACCGAGGCCGCCGAGTTCCGCGACGCCTATCTGGAACTGCTCGGACTCAAAGGCGCCGAACCCGTCGCCGACGCGGCGAACACGCTTCGCCTCGAGGAGACCTATCCGGGCGCCTATCACGTCTCGCACGAGGGCTCGACGGTCCGGATCGTCCGCGCGCCGTCGGCCGACGAACTCTCGGCCGTTCACGAACCGACCGGATCGAGCGACGCGGAGCAGATCGACCACCCGGTGTTCGACGCCGACGGTGAGACCGAGGCGGACGGTTCCGACGGCGCCGGTGACGGCAACGAGAGCGACGGCGCCGACGGTGGTGACGGCGACGACGGCGAGTCGCTGCCCGGATTCGGCCCCACCGTCGCCCTCGTCGGACTCGCACTGGCC